One region of Mus musculus strain C57BL/6J chromosome 15, GRCm38.p6 C57BL/6J genomic DNA includes:
- the Fbxo43 gene encoding F-box only protein 43 isoform X2: MNFKGKDDRLCCLEAYLTLTCLKNSRLTGESLKISQRHSASHRAGSNMDSSAVTVKGLSLIDFCSTSSFKYRGHHELSESCSLNKKEEEPMLTCEHPETPSLGSPNSAVSPSQIMKSVSLRKEKDKSPELCETPKLRRKKCTLRRRLDFSFPLLKGDSDSQSRSLESNISQGVSLEKHLPGSTSGFPKEDNFSPLVTSTIKTEDVVSNSQNSRLHFSQHKTSTIEDSKDNCGLFEVECLSPIEGNDFKDSITHFSDSSLSVSDENTCPELLGSCGSQTTYGADVTTSVTPVSSLIAKIKFNGNQTLDSSGEVRDSLFTPEDSGFCSLSWDKSEDFLSDQEGSFQELLQKHRVTPKVGDQVKKPKHFGRLRRLSTLQEQGSQSEDEMQTVHPNSDSGVLESLQGSEEKRGNLALSFKDLSNTPALQLVQELFMKSKRKRSQQEDDQEFFEDRDEGKIARLQRVLAGLIGKKMGIEQLDILTELQYRNLKHILAMVLESLTSESLYSAWNVSRNWREIVAQDKKANRRRKLYIIQLRASAQVMWTVPL, encoded by the exons ATGAACTTTAAAGGCAAAGATGACAGACTTTGTTGTTTGGAAGCCTACCTTACTTTGACATGTCTTAAGAACTCAAGGTTGACTGGTG AGAGCTTGAAGATATCCCAAAGGCACTCAGCCAGCCACAGAGCAGGAAGCAATATGGACTCCTCTGCTGTCACTGTCAAGGGTCTCAGCCTCATAGACTTTTGTTCCACATCCTCCTTTAAATATAGGGGCCATCACGAGCTGTCAGAATCTTGCAGCCTtaataagaaagaagaagagcCTATGCTAACCTGTGAGCATCCTGAAACTCCAAGTTTAGGTTCCCCCAATTCTGCAGTATCTCCCAGTCAAATAATGAAGTCTGTGTCCCTAAGGAAGGAAAAGGATAAAAGCCCAGAACTTTGTGAGACTCCTAAACTCAGAAGGAAAAAATGCACATTACGCAGGCGGCTagacttttctttccctcttctgaagGGGGATTCTGATTCACAAAGCAGATCTCTGGAAAGTAACATAAGCCAAGGTGTTAGCCTAGAAAAACATTTGCCAGGTAGCACTTCAGGTTTcccaaaggaagacaactttAGCCCATTAGTTACCAGCACGATAAAAACAGAGGATGTGGTTTCCAACAGTCAGAACTCAAGGTTACATTTTTCTCAGCACAAGACTTCCACCATTGAAGATTCCAAAGACAACTGTGGCTTGTTTGAAGTGGAATGTCTGTCTCCAATTGAAGGCAATGATTTTAAAGATTCTATCACACACTTTAGTGACAGCAGTTTAAGTGTTAGTGATGAGAATACATGTCCTGAACTTCTGGGCTCCTGTGGTAGCCAAACAACCTATGGAGCAGATGTGActacatctgtaactccagtaagTAGTCTCATAGCAAAAATCAAATTTAATGGAAACCAAACTCTTGATTCTTCAGGAGAGGTGAGAGACAGTCTTTTTACACCTGAAGACAGTGGCTTTTGCTCACTTAGCTGGGACAAATCAGAAGATTTCCTCTCTGACCAAGAGGGCTCTTTTCAAGAACTGCTTCAAAAACACAGGGTGACTCCCAAAGTTGGGGACCAGGTAAAAAAGCCAAAGCATTTTGGGAGGTTGAGAAGACTGTCCACTCTCCAGGAGCAAGGCTCCCAGTCAGAGGATGAAATGCAGACGGTCCATCCTAACTCTGATTCAGGTGTCTTGGAGAGTCTGCAAGGCTCTGAGGAGAAGCGTGGGAACTTGGCTTTAAGCTTTAAGGACTTATCAAATACTCCAGCCCTGCAGTTGGTGCAGGAGCTCTTTatgaaaagcaaaaggaaacgATCTCAGCAGGAAGATGACCAGGAATTCTTTGAGGACAGGGACGAGGGGAAAATTGCCAGACTGCAGCGTGTTCTCGCAGGACTGATTGGCAAGAAGATGGGCATAGAACAGCTGGATATCCTGACCGAATTACAGTATAGAAACTTGAAGCACATCCTAGCTATGGTTTTAGAGTCCTTGACTTCGGAGAGTTTATACAG
- the Polr2k gene encoding DNA-directed RNA polymerases I, II, and III subunit RPABC4 isoform a (isoform a is encoded by transcript variant 1): MILEVNLWQNQERHLALKSLWAAGRGSTLLPFERLEAEALTMDAQKDVQPPKQQPMIYICGECHTENEIKSRDPIRCRECGYRIMYKKRTKRLVVFDAR; this comes from the exons ATGATTTTGGAAGTAAATTTGTGGCAAAACCAGGAGAGACACTTGGCTTTAAAATCTTTGTGGGCAGCCGGGAGAGGTAGCACACTCCTGCCATTTGAGCGCttggaagcagag GCACTAACAATGGACGCTCAGAAAGATGTTCAACCACCAAAGCAGCAGCCAATGATATATATTTGTGGAG AGTGTCACACCGAAAATGAGATAAAGTCCAGGGATCCCATCAGATGCAGAGAATGTGGATACAGAATAATGTACAAGAAAAGGACTAAAAGAT TGGTGGTTTTTGATGCTCGATGA
- the Polr2k gene encoding DNA-directed RNA polymerases I, II, and III subunit RPABC4 isoform b (isoform b is encoded by transcript variant 2), translating into MDAQKDVQPPKQQPMIYICGECHTENEIKSRDPIRCRECGYRIMYKKRTKRLVVFDAR; encoded by the exons ATGGACGCTCAGAAAGATGTTCAACCACCAAAGCAGCAGCCAATGATATATATTTGTGGAG AGTGTCACACCGAAAATGAGATAAAGTCCAGGGATCCCATCAGATGCAGAGAATGTGGATACAGAATAATGTACAAGAAAAGGACTAAAAGAT TGGTGGTTTTTGATGCTCGATGA